In a genomic window of Nyctibius grandis isolate bNycGra1 chromosome 4, bNycGra1.pri, whole genome shotgun sequence:
- the NFKB2 gene encoding nuclear factor NF-kappa-B p100 subunit isoform X1: MDEQFQPCLDGIDYDDFSFGPHMMEQKEPLMETVEGPYLVIIEQPKQRGFRFRYGCEGPSHGGLPGASSEKGRKTYPTVKICNYTGMARIEVDLVTHSDPPRVHAHSLVGKQCNEAGNCVTVVGPKDMTAQFSNLGVLHVTKKNMMEIMKEKLKQQKMRNRSHLLTEAELREIELEAKELKKVMDLSIVRLRFTAYLRDSSGNFTLALQPIISDPIHDSKSPGASNLKISRMDKTAGSVRGGDEVYLLCDKVQKDDIEVRFYEDDENGWQAFGDFSPTDVHKQYAIVFRTPPYHKPKIDRPVTVFLQLKRKRGGDVSDSKQFTYYPVVEDKEEVERKRKKVLPQFPQHFGGGSHMGGAGGGAGGFNSGGGGNLSFPYSPGLAYNSIYSPGPHPVGGYQGGVQMKGPEAEGAGGDRQAPAESMYCKELQKHAQLCQLWMLALARRNAHALLDYSVTADPRMLLAVQRHLAASQDENGDTPLHLAIIHEQTAVIKQLIEVIVSIPSQQIINISNNLQQTPLHLAVITKQPQVVQLLLQAHADPTLLDRYGNSLLHLALQAGDEEMLRTLLAHLGSAAPYLLRLPNFHGLLPVHLAVKAKSLACLDLLVRKGADVNAVERQGGRAPLHLAVEMENLNMATHLVKKLGADVNSRTFAGNTSLHLAAGLGSPTLTKLLLKAGADVLCENDEPVSPSSSEASSDTDADPEEQELAMELGEPAPAVERSTNLEPPTQGHGQAGHRQRRCHTPLDLTQSQKVREILLQASQQGPEAELPAAPRPGKVLSLDSEALQGLEQLLNQDCSGLDWIELAKRLGLCSLVETYKDTPSPSVSLLRSYELAGGSLGGLLEALDSMGLHKAVRMLHKTEELEKLQSTELKEDSAYGSESVEEEQAPALALKPGPGSELPHSHQPQVH; the protein is encoded by the exons ATGGACGAGCAGTTCCAGCCC TGCCTGGATGGGATTGACTATGACGACTTCAGTTTTGGCCCCCACATGATGGAGCAGAAGGAGCCCCTGATGGAGACAG TGGAAGGTCCCTACCTTGTCATCATTGAGCAGCCAAAGCAG CGGGGGTTCCGGTTTCGGTACGGCTGCGAGGGCCCTTCGCATGGGGGGCTGCCGGGAGCGTCTAGCGAGAAGGGGCGCAAGACCTATCCCACCGTCAAG ATCTGCAACTACACCGGGATGGCCCGGATCGAGGTGGACCTGGTGACGCACAGCGACCCTCCCCGCGTGCATGCCCACAGCCTGGTGGGCAAGCAGTGCAACGAGGCTGGCAACTGCGTCACGGTCGTGGGACCCAAGGACATGACGGCTCA gttcaGCAACCTGGGTGTGCTCCATGTCACCAAGAAGAATATGATGGAGATCATGAAGGAAaagctgaagcagcagaagatgCGCAACAGGAGCCATCTGCTGACAG aagcagagctgcgtGAGATAGAGCTGGAGGCGAAGGAGCTGAAGAAGGTGATGGACCTGAGCATTGTGCGGTTGCGCTTCACTGCCTACCTCCGTGACAGCAGTGGGAACTTCACACTAGCCCTCCAGCCCATCATCTCGGACCCCATCCACGACAGCA agtcCCCGGGAGCTTCCAACCTGAAGATCTCGCGGATGGATAAGACAGCAGGCTCCGTGCGGGGAGGGGACGAGGTCTACTTGCTGTGTGATAAAGTTCAGAAAG atGACATCGAGGTGCGTTTCTATGAGGATGACGAGAACGGCTGGCAGGCCTTCGGGGACTTCTCCCCCACTGATGTGCATAAGCAG TACGCCATCGTCTTCCGCACGCCGCCCTACCACAAGCCCAAGATCGACCGTCCTGTCACCGTCTTCCTGCAGCTGAAGCGGAAGCGGGGGGGTGACGTGAGCGACTCCAAGCAGTTCACCTACTACCCTGTCGTGGAAG ATAAGGAAGAAGTGGAGAGGAAGCGCAAGAAagtcctgcctcagtttccccagcactTTGGCGGGGGCTCACACATGGGCGGTGCCGGCGGGGGTGCCGGGGGCTTCAACTCTGGAGGAG GCGGGAACCTCAGCTTCCCCTACTCCCCTGGGCTGGCCTACAACAGCATCTACTCGCCCGGCCCCCACCCCGTGGGGGGCTACCAGGGGGGCGTACAGATGAAGGGCCCCGAGGcggagggggccgggggcgaCAGGCAGGCGCCTGCGGAGAGCATGTACTGCAAGGAGCTGCAGAAGCACG cccagctctgccagctgtgGATGCTGGCACTGGCCCGTCGCAATGCCCATGCCCTGCTCGACTACTCGGTCACCGCTGACCCCCGCATGCTGCTGGCAGTCCAGAGGCACCTGGCCGCGTCACAGGACGAGAACGGAGACAC GCCTTTGCACCTCGCTATTATCCATGAGCAGACGGCTGTGATCAAGCAGCTGATCGAGGTCATCGTTAGTATCCCCAGCCAGCAGATCATCAACATCTCCAACAACCTGCAGCAG ACACCGCTGCACCTGGCAGTCATCACCAAGCAGCCCCAAGTggtccagctcctgctgcaagcCCATGCCGACCCCACCTTGCTGGACCGCTATGGCAATTCCCTGCTGCATCTGGCGCTCCAGGCTGGTGATGAAGAGATGCTGAGGACGCTGCTGGCCCACCTGGGTTCGGCTGCCCCTTACCTGCTCCGCCTGCCCAATTTCCATG GCCTCCTGCCTGTGCACTTGGCCGTGAAGGCAAAGAGTTTGGCGTGTCTGGACCTGCTGGTCAGGAAAGGAGCGGACGTGAACGCGGTGGAGAGGCAGGGCGGGAGGGCCCCGCTGCACCTGGCCGTGGAGATGGAGAACCTGAACATGGCCACCCACCTGGTGAAGAAG CTGGGAGCAGATGTCAACAGCCGGACCTTCGCTGGGAACACCTCGCTGCACCTGGCTGCCGGCCTGGGCTCCCCTACCCTCACCAAACTGCTGCTCAAAGCCG GGGCGGATGTGCTGTGCGAGAACGACGAGCCTGTGAGCCCATCCTCGTCGGAGGCCAGCAGCGACACGGACGCTGACCccgaggagcaggagctggccaTGGAGCTGGGCGAGCCGGCCCCGGCTGTGGAGCGCAGCACCAACCTCGAGCCCCCCACGCAGGGGCAcgggcaggcagggcacaggcagcgCCGCTGCCACACGCCCCTGGACCTGACTCAGAGCCAGAAG GTGCGGGAGATCCTGCTGCAGGCCTCCCAGCAGGGCCCcgaggcagagctgcctgctgcccccCGGCCAG GGAAGGTCCTGTCGCTGGACAGTGAGGCActgcaggggctggagcagctgctgaacCAGGACTGCAGTGGGTTGGACTGGATCGAGCTGGCCAAGCGCCTGGGGCTCTGCAGCCTGGTGGAGACCTACAAGGACACCCCCTCGCCCAGTGTCAGCCTCCTGCGCAGTTACGAG CTGGCGGGGGGCAGCCTGGGGGGTCTGTTGGAGGCACTGGACTCCATGGGGCTCCACAAGGCCGTGAGGATGCTCCACAAAACCgaggagctggagaagctgcAAAGCACAG AGCTGAAGGAAGACAGTGCCTACGGCAGCGAGTCGGTGGAGGAGGAGCAGGCACCCGCGCTGGCCCTGAAGCCAGGGCCGGGGAGTGAGCTGCCCCACAGTCACCAGCCGCAGGTGCACTGA
- the NFKB2 gene encoding nuclear factor NF-kappa-B p100 subunit isoform X2 — protein sequence MLGLDGLLRPASSSPAAGRPRADMDEQFQPCLDGIDYDDFSFGPHMMEQKEPLMETVEGPYLVIIEQPKQRGFRFRYGCEGPSHGGLPGASSEKGRKTYPTVKICNYTGMARIEVDLVTHSDPPRVHAHSLVGKQCNEAGNCVTVVGPKDMTAQFSNLGVLHVTKKNMMEIMKEKLKQQKMRNRSHLLTEAELREIELEAKELKKVMDLSIVRLRFTAYLRDSSGNFTLALQPIISDPIHDSKSPGASNLKISRMDKTAGSVRGGDEVYLLCDKVQKDDIEVRFYEDDENGWQAFGDFSPTDVHKQYAIVFRTPPYHKPKIDRPVTVFLQLKRKRGGDVSDSKQFTYYPVVEDKEEVERKRKKVLPQFPQHFGGGSHMGGAGGGAGGFNSGGGGNLSFPYSPGLAYNSIYSPGPHPVGGYQGGVQMKGPEAEGAGGDRQAPAESMYCKELQKHAQLCQLWMLALARRNAHALLDYSVTADPRMLLAVQRHLAASQDENGDTPLHLAIIHEQTAVIKQLIEVIVSIPSQQIINISNNLQQTPLHLAVITKQPQVVQLLLQAHADPTLLDRYGNSLLHLALQAGDEEMLRTLLAHLGSAAPYLLRLPNFHGLLPVHLAVKAKSLACLDLLVRKGADVNAVERQGGRAPLHLAVEMENLNMATHLVKKLGADVNSRTFAGNTSLHLAAGLGSPTLTKLLLKAGADVLCENDEPVSPSSSEASSDTDADPEEQELAMELGEPAPAVERSTNLEPPTQGHGQAGHRQRRCHTPLDLTQSQKVREILLQASQQGPEAELPAAPRPGKVLSLDSEALQGLEQLLNQDCSGLDWIELAKRLGLCSLVETYKDTPSPSVSLLRSYELAGGSLGGLLEALDSMGLHKAVRMLHKTEELEKLQSTELKEDSAYGSESVEEEQAPALALKPGPGSELPHSHQPQVH from the exons ATGCTGGGGCTGGACGGGTTGCTGAGACCAGCCTCTTCCTCTCCG GCCGCCGGCCGGCCCCGCGCAGACATGGACGAGCAGTTCCAGCCC TGCCTGGATGGGATTGACTATGACGACTTCAGTTTTGGCCCCCACATGATGGAGCAGAAGGAGCCCCTGATGGAGACAG TGGAAGGTCCCTACCTTGTCATCATTGAGCAGCCAAAGCAG CGGGGGTTCCGGTTTCGGTACGGCTGCGAGGGCCCTTCGCATGGGGGGCTGCCGGGAGCGTCTAGCGAGAAGGGGCGCAAGACCTATCCCACCGTCAAG ATCTGCAACTACACCGGGATGGCCCGGATCGAGGTGGACCTGGTGACGCACAGCGACCCTCCCCGCGTGCATGCCCACAGCCTGGTGGGCAAGCAGTGCAACGAGGCTGGCAACTGCGTCACGGTCGTGGGACCCAAGGACATGACGGCTCA gttcaGCAACCTGGGTGTGCTCCATGTCACCAAGAAGAATATGATGGAGATCATGAAGGAAaagctgaagcagcagaagatgCGCAACAGGAGCCATCTGCTGACAG aagcagagctgcgtGAGATAGAGCTGGAGGCGAAGGAGCTGAAGAAGGTGATGGACCTGAGCATTGTGCGGTTGCGCTTCACTGCCTACCTCCGTGACAGCAGTGGGAACTTCACACTAGCCCTCCAGCCCATCATCTCGGACCCCATCCACGACAGCA agtcCCCGGGAGCTTCCAACCTGAAGATCTCGCGGATGGATAAGACAGCAGGCTCCGTGCGGGGAGGGGACGAGGTCTACTTGCTGTGTGATAAAGTTCAGAAAG atGACATCGAGGTGCGTTTCTATGAGGATGACGAGAACGGCTGGCAGGCCTTCGGGGACTTCTCCCCCACTGATGTGCATAAGCAG TACGCCATCGTCTTCCGCACGCCGCCCTACCACAAGCCCAAGATCGACCGTCCTGTCACCGTCTTCCTGCAGCTGAAGCGGAAGCGGGGGGGTGACGTGAGCGACTCCAAGCAGTTCACCTACTACCCTGTCGTGGAAG ATAAGGAAGAAGTGGAGAGGAAGCGCAAGAAagtcctgcctcagtttccccagcactTTGGCGGGGGCTCACACATGGGCGGTGCCGGCGGGGGTGCCGGGGGCTTCAACTCTGGAGGAG GCGGGAACCTCAGCTTCCCCTACTCCCCTGGGCTGGCCTACAACAGCATCTACTCGCCCGGCCCCCACCCCGTGGGGGGCTACCAGGGGGGCGTACAGATGAAGGGCCCCGAGGcggagggggccgggggcgaCAGGCAGGCGCCTGCGGAGAGCATGTACTGCAAGGAGCTGCAGAAGCACG cccagctctgccagctgtgGATGCTGGCACTGGCCCGTCGCAATGCCCATGCCCTGCTCGACTACTCGGTCACCGCTGACCCCCGCATGCTGCTGGCAGTCCAGAGGCACCTGGCCGCGTCACAGGACGAGAACGGAGACAC GCCTTTGCACCTCGCTATTATCCATGAGCAGACGGCTGTGATCAAGCAGCTGATCGAGGTCATCGTTAGTATCCCCAGCCAGCAGATCATCAACATCTCCAACAACCTGCAGCAG ACACCGCTGCACCTGGCAGTCATCACCAAGCAGCCCCAAGTggtccagctcctgctgcaagcCCATGCCGACCCCACCTTGCTGGACCGCTATGGCAATTCCCTGCTGCATCTGGCGCTCCAGGCTGGTGATGAAGAGATGCTGAGGACGCTGCTGGCCCACCTGGGTTCGGCTGCCCCTTACCTGCTCCGCCTGCCCAATTTCCATG GCCTCCTGCCTGTGCACTTGGCCGTGAAGGCAAAGAGTTTGGCGTGTCTGGACCTGCTGGTCAGGAAAGGAGCGGACGTGAACGCGGTGGAGAGGCAGGGCGGGAGGGCCCCGCTGCACCTGGCCGTGGAGATGGAGAACCTGAACATGGCCACCCACCTGGTGAAGAAG CTGGGAGCAGATGTCAACAGCCGGACCTTCGCTGGGAACACCTCGCTGCACCTGGCTGCCGGCCTGGGCTCCCCTACCCTCACCAAACTGCTGCTCAAAGCCG GGGCGGATGTGCTGTGCGAGAACGACGAGCCTGTGAGCCCATCCTCGTCGGAGGCCAGCAGCGACACGGACGCTGACCccgaggagcaggagctggccaTGGAGCTGGGCGAGCCGGCCCCGGCTGTGGAGCGCAGCACCAACCTCGAGCCCCCCACGCAGGGGCAcgggcaggcagggcacaggcagcgCCGCTGCCACACGCCCCTGGACCTGACTCAGAGCCAGAAG GTGCGGGAGATCCTGCTGCAGGCCTCCCAGCAGGGCCCcgaggcagagctgcctgctgcccccCGGCCAG GGAAGGTCCTGTCGCTGGACAGTGAGGCActgcaggggctggagcagctgctgaacCAGGACTGCAGTGGGTTGGACTGGATCGAGCTGGCCAAGCGCCTGGGGCTCTGCAGCCTGGTGGAGACCTACAAGGACACCCCCTCGCCCAGTGTCAGCCTCCTGCGCAGTTACGAG CTGGCGGGGGGCAGCCTGGGGGGTCTGTTGGAGGCACTGGACTCCATGGGGCTCCACAAGGCCGTGAGGATGCTCCACAAAACCgaggagctggagaagctgcAAAGCACAG AGCTGAAGGAAGACAGTGCCTACGGCAGCGAGTCGGTGGAGGAGGAGCAGGCACCCGCGCTGGCCCTGAAGCCAGGGCCGGGGAGTGAGCTGCCCCACAGTCACCAGCCGCAGGTGCACTGA